A portion of the Punica granatum isolate Tunisia-2019 chromosome 7, ASM765513v2, whole genome shotgun sequence genome contains these proteins:
- the LOC116214229 gene encoding ELKS/Rab6-interacting/CAST family member 1-like produces the protein MGKISDYLRSVRARKGSLREDFERVTLFGTQWEELEEHFDSIAKSINERFESLKVQEGSLDERLRAVESKEKEVAALVQQRTEGCDAEIVGKQEKLGVLEKRIQGCAAELREKEKQLVLVRDSMEECCGKIEIKLQELVELQSAIEAGSGERRAREEELNVVRHLLVNYSEKLNETRENLLSVKDELRNCSSELNSKQEKLGVLERRIEGCAAELAEKEKELIWVRNSTEECHGMLEIKRQELVELRRAIEASSEERRAREEELNVVRNLLVEYSGKLNEKSKNLLSGKDELRNCSSKLNSKSDESRSVQWKVGELLKQLESKNGELRSCNEAVEVKNRELQSLQNSIEERKNDTELQERHLGSIRKLIIECGEELASKERKHDAMENSIQACCTELDEKKRELTTLEKQLQDLSEEVRLKKSKLKSLEERSRLSYAKIQSSEEELVSLRGTLQEFCDEVELKEREYGAIRTLIKNRSVELGTKTKELESLQSLVVDWEGEIQFRRDLCESVRQSVAECSQELHSKQMELDVVKRSLEECSEQLTLRKKELDSILTRREECYRDIEVKEKGYHSLEASIKERSEILARRKDDMRGSLGSWKHSRNIF, from the coding sequence ATGGGGAAGATATCCGACTATCTGAGGTCGGTCCGGGCCAGGAAGGGGAGCTTGAGGGAGGACTTTGAGCGGGTTACGCTGTTCGGCACCCAGTGGGAGGAGTTGGAGGAACATTTCGACTCCATTGCGAAATCCATCAATGAGAGGTTCGAGAGCCTTAAGGTTCAGGAGGGGTCGCTGGATGAGAGGCTTAGAGCTGTGGAATCGAAGGAGAAGGAGGTTGCTGCTTTGGTACAGCAGAGAACTGAGGGGTGCGATGCAGAGATTGTCGGGAAGCAGGAGAAGTTGGGTGTTTTGGAGAAGAGGATTCAGGGATGCGCGGCTGAGTTGCGAGAGAAGGAGAAGCAGTTGGTCTTGGTGAGGGATTCCATGGAGGAATGCTGTGGGAAGATCGAGATTAAATTGCAGGAGCTGGTAGAACTGCAGAGTGCGATCGAGGCCGGTTCGGGAGAACGCAGGGCGAGGGAAGAGGAACTGAATGTGGTGCGGCATTTGTTGGTGAACTATTCCGAAAAACTCAATGAGACGAGAGAGAACTTGCTTTCCGTAAAAGACGAGCTCAGGAACTGTTCTTCTGAGCTCAACTCAAAGCAGGAGAAGTTGGGGGTGTTGGAGAGGAGGATTGAGGGATGCGCGGCTGAGTTGgcagagaaggagaaggagttGATCTGGGTGAGGAATTCCACAGAGGAATGCCACGGGATGCTCGAGATTAAAAGGCAGGAGCTGGTAGAACTGCGGAGAGCAATCGAGGCCAGTTCTGAAGAACGCAGGGCAAGGGAAGAGGAACTGAATGTGGTGCGGAATTTGTTAGTGGAGTATTCCGGAAAACTCAATGAGAAGAGCAAGAACTTGCTTTCCGGAAAAGACGAGCTCAGGAACTGTTCCTCCAAGCTCAACTCTAAGAGCGATGAATCGCGATCGGTCCAGTGGAAAGTTGGCGAACTTTTGAAGCAGCTTGAGTCGAAGAATGGGGAGTTGAGATCATGCAATGAAGCAGTTGAAGTGAAGAATCGGGAACTGCAGTCCCTGCAGAATTCGATTGAAGAACGTAAAAATGATACTGAATTGCAGGAGAGACACCTTGGTTCTATCAGGAAATTAATTATAGAATGTGGTGAAGAGCTTGCGTCCAAGGAGAGGAAACATGATGCCATGGAAAACTCTATTCAGGCATGCTGCACCGAACTTGACGAGAAAAAGAGGGAGTTGACAACGCTTGAAAAGCAGTTGCAAGACCTCTCAGAAGAAGTGAGATTAAAGAAGAGTAAATTGAAGTCTCTTGAGGAGCGTTCAAGACTATCCTATGCGAAAATTCAGTCAAGTGAAGAAGAGCTTGTTTCCCTCCGAGGGACCCTTCAAGAATTCTGTGATGAAGTCGAGTTGAAAGAGAGGGAGTACGGTGCCATACGTACTTTGATTAAGAACCGTAGTGTTGAACTTGGGACAAAGACAAAAGAGCTCGAGTCTTTGCAGAGTTTGGTAGTTGATTGGGAAGGAGAGATTCAGTTTAGACGGGATCTATGCGAATCGGTGCGGCAGTCAGTCGCTGAATGCTCACAGGAACTTCATTCAAAGCAGATGGAACTCGATGTCGTGAAAAGATCTCTGGAAGAATGCTCTGAGCAGCTGACCTTAAGGAAAAAGGAATTGGATTCAATATTGACGAGAAGGGAAGAGTGTTATAGAGACATCGAGGTGAAAGAGAAGGGGTACCATTCCCTCGAGGCTTCAATTAAAGAACGCTCTGAGATACTAGCAAGGAGGAAAGACGACATGCGGGGCAgcttagggagttggaaacacagCAGGAACATCTTCTGA